The DNA segment TTCCTGTACAACTTCTTGTACATACTGCGATTTCAGAGGAGGAATTCGTGACGCGGCACCAAGCAAACGTGGTCTTGGTGGTTGTTGCTTCAGAACATCGGTCGGAGGCAAGGCAAAGGAAGCGATGTCGACTAGCCGAAAATTACGGACCCCACGAGAACTACTATCGGATACGACACAAACACGAAACTGTCGAAGAACTAACTGATGACATCGGTTATCCAGCCTGCCTATTTAAATGGTCGGCAGGTGAGAGTAAGTGGGGAAGCCAGGTACATCCCTTCCATGGGGACAACAGGAAAGGACACCGAAATTTAAGGATCAAACCGTGTCGCTTTTGCGAGCTTACCGTTGTCATTTTGCCATGCCAGGCATAGAATCGGGGGGTTAAAGATTATTTTTTACTGCATACCATCCAAAATTATTTAAAGTAACATTGTGTTACAGTAATTAAGTTCCGACTGTAATTAGTacgtcacaaattatattaatttttaaaatcGAATTTGTTATAGAATTGTGTTTATATCGCTGTGTTAACGTTAGCAATATTTTTGTAAAAATCTGTAAGATAAGCGTTCGTTGTGGGTATCTAAATTATTTGAATTTGAACGACAGGACGAGCTTTTATTGTTCGATATTGTTGCGTGTTGTTTTGCGCGATTCACAGTTGACATCGCAGAACGAAGCTTCCTTAATTTTCAATAATTTGCCAGCGGTTTACGTAATTCAGCGGCCTACAAATTACACGGCGAATTCATTCGCTTACCACGGGATTTCTACACTTGCTCTTTTCCAAGACCATGCTTGAATATTCGCTAAAGGATTAAGTACTTGTTTTACAACAAGTATACGGCTGTACTTTATCGCAATTCAAAGAAAACGCGCCAATTCGACTGATTGCCAAGGTTCCAATCGAATTCGCGTCTCCTCGGTATTCCGTTCTACGATTTTACGCATCATCGAGTGCGCCAGAGTTTAACAGTttaacttccatgttaggacaGGGTATGTTTGTGATTTGATCTAATATTTACGCTATTTGATCAAATTTAACACATACAGAACGTACCGCGTAATGATATCCACAATACTCTAGAGGAAGATTAAACAAATTAAATGATAACTACAATATTATTTTACCTAACGCGCTGCAATATGAAGCAGTAATATTGTAGTTAGATTCGATGATAGCACTTTAAGGAGGTTGGATAATATTTGGAGAGTAAACGCAAATACAGTATGAAGGAGAACAAATAATATGATTTCATTGAAAAAAGTAAGGGTGATTTTCAGAAGATAACATCATATTACTCATGCTGCTGTAGTACAAATAATAATGCTAatgtatacatattaattcGTACAATAGCTGATTCTCTTTTGTAGATAGCTGTATTTtacgttaagaaaaataattgaaaggaACGGTGTGAAGATTACACGCGTTCTTTCTTTTATTTGacgtaaatattataaattcaatTAAAATGCATTTTTAATGAGTCATGGTAAACGCCGGAAACGATAAAATCCCGCATTGGGCGGACTAATCGTAGATGTTcaattttatcagaaatttagatAAAACATGCACGATACATAGATAGAATGATTATATGGACACTCGTGGAAAGTTACCATTTATCATTATTGAGATGGACGCTTCAATTTCAATATTATGTTGGTACAGACAAGTCTCGCTTTAACATCTTTCACCCTATTAGGGATAAAAAAGATATGATGATAAATTCTTTAAAAATCCTCCAGTTACAAAAAAAAACATTACTACGGTGTTAAGACTCTCACCatattaaacaatttttataaACACTGTTTCTCTATATCTCAGAAAATGACAAAGATGTTCAAGGTGGCCAAAATTATTCATCTACCTTGTACTTTTGAACATTTCAGGTAACACCCAAGCTACTTTCCATAAATCGCAGGGGTTCCGTGGAAAATAATTACACTTTAGCCGTTAGGTCGCCTTATCCGCCGGAACCATTCAATACCTTCCGACAATAAACATCGTGCATTTCTTAGCAAAATCCTTCGGTTCAAATAAATCGACGTTACCGCGTAGAGAGAGGTGTTCAATAGGCCTTTCTACCTGAAGTGTACTTTTAAGCTTCAGATAAGGTAAACGGGCAGCCCAGTGACCAATTCACAGGTAGAATATTTGTCGTTTCTAAAACTGGCAACTGCAAAAGTGAGGAAACTCATATCTTATTTAAAAATCATTTGCTTAGTTGCAATAAACGAAAAAGAAGCCGTCTTGAAAACTTAAGTAGAAAAGATGCATACGGAAAATATAACTTCGTTTGAAGAAAATGATCTAACATTTTTAACTGAGGCGTCCATTAGATCGGTGGAAGTACAACTGGTCATTATATAATTGAGTTCAATCTATATTCCACGATTGAAATGCATATAGTTGCATTCGAATTTATTGATTCATTTATTGAAGTTCAATATCTTTCGGTGTTAAAATTTTCAGTTACTGACAACTGACGACAAAATCCTATGATAGATCATGAATTTTTTATGGTCaaatatatattacaaaaacTGTGTTCACATGATGTGAGATAATTCAGAAATAGAGGAGacagtagaaataattttttaaattggCAGAGTACCAGCTTTCCATGTACTCGAGTCGTGTTTCAGGTACACAGCCTGTAAGTCATAATTTGAAGGACCGTTATCCTTTTCGCACTAAGCTACGTCCAGGTATGGGCTTTCAATAAAAGGACACGTTTCTCTCGGAAATTACCAGACCTCCCCGGTGACAATGTGTCCTTGGCCCTGCTCTAAACTCGCATTTCACCAAGCTGTTAGAAAGGTCTCCATTTATATTTAATTGTCTTGATTCACCGTTAATTGAAATTCGCATTGAGCTAGACGGTCAAATATTAATTAGCTTCAGCTGTAACAAGTACGagaatataaattataacaATCTCGAATCAATTTCCAACTAGAGAAAATAATTAGATAAAACATTCAGAAACAGTACGTACATACTAAACCTAATATTTAAAAACTCGTGAATAAGGAAAGGAGTTGGTTGAAATCTTGATATTTTTCTTAGTGGACGAAAATTAAGATCGCTGAAAATCGTTAAAAGTTAAGAATTTAAATAATGGACAGCATTTCATAAAGATACTCTTTTGAATGTTAATTATTACCTTCATGTGACTTGTGAATCTTATTGTTTTATCAGTTTCAAAGTCCACATACGCGCGTTATTCGGGTAATGGATAACAAGTCCGTCGTTTGAACAGTCGATAAAAACTTTTGTCGTGGATAGGTACATTTTGTGCATGACACTGATAGAATAAGATTCGAAGATGAAAAACGGGAATGAAATAACCGCCGAAGCTTTAAAAAAACAGGCAAGTAGCTTTCCTCGTTTTCCTCCTTTCTCTATATTTTCTAAGATTTTTTGCACTGTTGACACCATATTGACATTTATAGGTTATGTAATGTACATGTTTTATCGTCATATGATACtatgtgtatatatgtatatatatatatatatgtcacaCTTTTGTTGACTGTCATAGATATTTATTAAAAACGAAGAAAATATGCGTTTCTGTCCACTCTATAGTGACATTTACTTTGTTATCACTGTCTAAAATTCCACAACAATTAAATAGTATGTAATAAATTGGTATTTAATGGTAACGCAATAATCATCATGCTACAACTTAATTCGCTTTAGATCATCTATTTATGCGattatacataattatacacAATATATTGCAGAATATACTCGCATCGTAATACTTAAGTTAAAATTCCTTAAAATGTAACTgcaattttaatttttttaattacttaAGTTAAAATTTCTTAAAATGTAACTGCAATTTTTCGTTTCGCAATCATCAATTGAACATAAAATTAAGGTGAATGAGAAAATTTCTCAGAAGTTTATTATCTTAAGTTTTATAGTGCAACcttattaaaattatataacaaatagtacataataatatttaataattgcttttaatatatttatttatattgaaGCTCGAGGATTGTTTTTAATTTATAGACACTTACGCTGTTTGATAACCGGTATCAGTGGAACGCGCTCTTCTTCGTAACGGTGCATTCCGCTTCCACTTCAATGAACTTGTTCAATTGTATTCCAATCGATTTTTTTCAGTTGATCGGTGAATAATgaaagaaaattatattaaaatgcaCACGAATCTATTTAAATCATCGTAAATAGAACTGCATCGGCTCTTTTTCGTACGAAATATATGGAAGGCAAATTTATCTTCGCACAGCGTTGCAGAAGCTTTCTTGATAATAATTTCGAGCACAAGTAATACACGTATCCAAGAAACTTTCGAACGTTTAAGTTCAAGTTAGCTTCAACCTTTCAATATGTACAGTTAGTTCTTATCAAAAAAAATTACTTATCGTCCTTATTGTACTTGTAATCAAAGTAAAACAAAAGTTCAGAACATAATGTATAATTTTCTTATGTACATTGTATTTTTTCCCTAGTTTATCGCTTTTAAGTGATTTCTTACATATCATACGGCTACCCGATAATATTTTCTGCCACTGTCGTCGAAACTTGTTCCAGTTCGATATGTCCTCTtatttcttaataaaatattgctaacttcgagaaaaataaaattattttactcTCTTCTTTTCTACAGGGGATCGAGTATGTTTTCGGGATAATAGGACATCCTGTGATCGATTTATCCATGTTTATGCAGATAGCTGGTCTACAGTATCTTGGATTTAGAAACGAACAAGCTGCATGTTACGCTGCACAAGCTTATGGATACCTAACAAGTAAGCAAGACGGAATCATAGACATTAATACAAATGTATAGAAGGAATCATTACACGCGAGACCAAACGTATGTTTCAGAaaacgtaattaaaatattaattaccaCGCGTAACGATTTTTCCCTACGCTCACACAAACATCATGATAACCTGtgattaattaaattttattcaTTCTAGGAAAACCGGCGGTTGTTTTGTGCGTCTCCGGACCAGGTTTGCTTCATGTAATTGGTGGAATGGCGAACGCTCAAGTGAATTGCTGGTGAGCGTTGCTTGCCTCTTTCTTAACGATTTAGATACTTATACTCTTGTCTtgtattaaaattagtacatttttATGATATAGTCACAAATCCTTCTCATATGAAAAGATTATGGTCAATTATGTAACCCTGTTcgcattcattgtgcaatattATTAAAGAAAACATAGTGTAAGTTAGATAATGATTATGTAAACCAGTAGCCGTTGAGATAAAAGGTGCAAAAACATTAGAGAATATCGGTCTTACTATTAGCTAttgttaatatatattattagaaTTTAGACAGTAGTAAATTTTTGTACAGGCCGGTCATAGTGATCGGTGGGTCGTGTCCCCAAGACCACGAGGGTATTGGAGGTTTTCAGGAATGGCCACAGGTAGAATCTAGTAAACCCCATTGTAAATATGCCGCCAGACCGCCGTCTGCAAAACTAATACCGCTTCACGTCGAGAAGGCGTTTCGACTCTGTACTTACGGTCGACCTGGTACATTTGTTATACATATTTGGTACCGAAAGTTCAAAAACTATTCTACGTTTCTATACCATAAATATTCTCTTTTCAGGTGCCGCGTATTTGGATTTACCAGCCACTATACTGACTCAATCCGTCAATGAAGAACAAATATACAAGGTTGCGTGCTGTCCACCACCCCCACTAATATTCCCCGATCATCAATTGCTGGAAAAAGCGACTAGTTTGCTCATGAAAGCAAAAAAGCCGTTGTTGATTGTAGGAAAAGGTAGTTCACTATTAGTACAGATATTATCGAAACAGTTTGTTATAAAGATAATAGTAACACGCCTTTGTAGGAGCTGCCTATGGCAGAGCAGAGACTGAAGTCCGTAATCTTGTATATTCAACGAACATTCCTTTTCTTCCGACGCCAATGGGAAAAGGTGTAGTTCCAGACAAAGATGAGCGATGTGTTTCTAGCGCAAGAACGTACGCATTGCAACAAAGCGATGTGATATTATTATTAGGCGCCAGATTTAATTGGATGCTGCACTTTGGCCAGCCACCTCGTTTTCAATCCGATGTTAAAGTAATACAGGTATTGCAACTATTGTGAAGATAATTAATTATCTATGAACAAAAATGTAATGCTCATATTGTAGGTAGACTTGTGTCCAGAAGAATTGCACAATTCCGTACCATCTGCAGTCGCGATACAATCAGACATATCCACTGCTGTGCATGGTATCTTTATCAttttaaatgaatataaatggtcCATCGACAAAGATAACACATGGTGGAAAAGTTTACTAGCTAAATCGAATAAAAATAAAGCAATAGTTCATGTGGGTATCGTGAATGAACATTAAGTACTAACGTTATACATTTTCTCCCTATTTTTTTACAGAGATTATCGATGGATGTTTCGATACCATTGAATTATTATGCTGCTTTCAAACACATTCAAGATACCATTCCTCCTGGTTGGTAATCGTTTTATATAGAACATAATAAACTTATTTAGGGAGTAAAAATATTTCCACTTGCTTGTAGATTGTATTATTTGCTCAGAAGGAGCTAATACAATGGACATCGGTAAAACGATATTATTAAACAACGAACCTCGCCATAGATTAGATGCCGGTACTTTTGGCACTATGGGCGTTGGATTGGGCTTTGCCATAGCAGCTGCCCTTTATTGTAAAAATAATGCCCCGATGAAAAGAGTCCTTTGTGTGGAAGGAGATAGTGCATTTGGGTTTTCCGGCATGGAAATTGAAACAATGATCAGGTATATAGGCAATTTAATCCACAAAAAAAATCATGTAACTGGGTGGACCCTTGGCGGTTATAATTCCTGGAAAGTTAAAAACAGTTCTAATAATGACACATATACctgatttaaattattattaagtACATTCGTAGTATATTTATAGTAATTTACAATGTTACAGGTATAAGCTACCTATTATTGTCATCATTATAAATAATAATGGTATTTATAGCGGTTTCGATAGTGAAACATTTAGACAAATACAAGCTACGGGAGAGCCAACACTTGTGTAAGCATTTGTTTTGGAATCCTAATAATGTTCATAAAAACGTGCACATACAGATCATATATACTGATTTTTAGAACACCGCCAAATTCTTTGACATCAGAAACACATTATGAGAAAATGTTAGAAATGTTTGGTCGCAAGGGATACTTTTGCACTTCTGTACAAGATATACAGCGTGCATTAAAGGCATGCCTTCAGGTAAACATATATACTATTTTTTttacaataattaataatttatttacaGTGATCAACAGCTTGAacagtaaataatttttttaggTAAATGATTCTCCcagtataataaacatcatgATTAATCCGCAGGCGGATCGTAAAGAACAGAAATTCAGTTGGTTGACAGAATCAAAGctttaaatttattatatttatcagtgattgtatataaaaatataatacataATTCATAGTGACAGGAGGAAGTAGGTAGAATCAAAGAGAATAGAAGAGAAGGTGTAAATTTTATATGTCTTTACTTTtcatataaaaaaaatgtaacatATTTTTTAACAAATGTATAAAGGTATATAACAACAGACGTTAACCCAATCCTGGAATGCAGAATGTGTGACAGTATGACAAAATCACATCAGTGCCCCATTAGATGTTACATATTATTTAAACACTTTGATAGTTTTTCTTGCAAACAAGCAGAGGACACAATACTTCTGAAATTAGACTgcaatttattttcattttcattgtTACTTAATATATCTTCGACGTTTATCTTCAATCTTTGAGCTACTGCAGTCAATTTTGCAACTACATTAATTACAGCTGTTTGAAGCGGTCCATCCTGTTGTAAGAGATTATTAAGCAAGTTTAATTCATTCTTtctgaaaaataaaataactTAATAATAAACAAAATTACTTCCAAATACTGGTCTGATAAACCAGTTCTGATCTTTCAATCATTTATGAAATAAGACATTTCAATCTTAGAAGTATTTAGGCCTTACATTTTTAACGATACTTCGGaaatagcaagtagcgttttccGAATTTCTCTTTCAGTGTCCAATGCCATGTTTTTACACACAACTTTAAATCATGTATACACTAAGTAAGTAGATGTATTCAGGTTCGCGGATCCCATTGTCACATACCGCGCCAGAATCGATGAAAGCTACAAGCTTACTTAAATAAGTAACAATAGAATACCAAATCACAAAATGTGATACATATTATGTATCACATACATATTATATTGTTCATATAATCCCATAAACACGTAGATCAGATATGGAAATCTGTTTATGTAGAATTTGTAGAAAAATATGAAATCGTAagcatatatttttttaataaaactaATTCATTTAAGATTTATATTCTCTTTGACGGGTTGCTAGCAAAACTAACGTCACAGCACAGTATACTGTGGTCACAGTATACTGTGGTTAAACATATGTTGCCCCGGAATCGTCATATTCTTTTCCGTTTGGCGTGTTTCGAGGAGCGTTATGTGATGTCACAGAAAATCCGAAAATTTAATCAAAATCAACcatgtaatataaaatatacagaCATTAATTGAATATAAGTGAATAAGCAGTCgttgtatatattatatttttttcgCAATATTTATCATTAAAGTTAGACGAAGGAAAAATAGTTGTCAAAATGTATAGTGTTATTGCTATTCCTCTTCTAAGACTggatattaattaatttacatTATATTTATGTATGCAATTTCAGTCTACTAATATTTCACCAAAATGGCTATTCGACCAGTGTATAGGCCTACGATTGTAAAGAAGAGGACGAAGAAATTCATTCGTCATCAGAGTGATAGATACAGTAAACTGAAGGTTTGTTATTTattgttaattaaaaaattacaacGGTACTTGGTTCTTCAATGATATTAGTACGCAGTACTTATGTGTACATATTATGATAATAACAAAATGATTTTTTAGAGGAACTGGCGTAAGCCCAAAGGTATTGATAACAGAGTTCGCAGACGCTTCAAGGGACAGTATCTGATGCCCAATATTGGTTATGGAAGTAACAAAAAAACACGCCACATGTTACCAACTGGTTTTAGGAAAGTTTTGGTACATAACGTCAAGGTAAAGAAGTCAATATTTATCTATCATTTACCATTGTTGTAATATACAGTTGTAATATAAAATGAAGCAGGCGTTCTTCCCAATATTTGCAATAACATTTATTTTTTCTTGCGATTCACAGGAATTAGAAGTTTTGATGATGCAGAACAGAAAGTTCTGCGCAGAAATTGCTCATGGTGTGAGCAGCAAGAAACGCAAAACCATAGTTGAGCGTGCTCAACAACTTTCGATAAGGGTAACCAATGCCAGTGCCAGATTACGCTCTCAAGAAAATGAATGAGAACATAtgtttatttaatttaataataaaatatgtaaAGTATATTCGTTGCCCTTTtttcacagtatacagtagcgaaagcTTCTGTCGGTTTTCCAAAAAATTGAGTGTGCATGCGCGTCATACAAATCCAGTTTTCAGAGCCATCTGGATTTCagtctcacttgcatttttttactctctatctgcccaacttatttttacatttagttaatcaaaatttaataaaaataataaatgtattatttctaatacactgaaaaataaggaaagaaagcaatagtcgaaaaatataaaatacacatgttactataaaAGAAACATGGCATCAAAAAATCATAAGGCACATTATAAGGCATGTTATATCTGTCTTGTTCCTTTggaaattaaaaataatgtCGCTTCACGTTGAATTGTTTTAAGCATCCTAGTATTGTACAGTTTGGCTTCTTTTTTATGTCCAtttcttaattattaaattaatgcagcaacatctgaaacaaagctaagatcaaagtgcttccaaagataatatataatttaaaatatttatataaattaacagttctcttaaattatttatcaaaatacatttagaaataaattaataaataattttaaattgattctttttCGCTTTCTTTCCGTTTTCTCCCAAAATCTTCAaaatagcttgaacgtgcttcaacgctttcaagcaactttcaacagatattgaattccctccaaattcagcttcaggtttggttagatattcaatcgtctttttgtttgctaagaaagagagagaaagaaaaactaaagagcaagtgaggcagaagttcagatggcactgtgATTCGGAGCCTAGTTTCGCggatgcgcattaaattttgtaacaaaatcgtgccagttgcgctactgtatactgtgattTAGTTACTTCTGGAATATATATAAATCATATTGTGTTTTAAATACTAATACACATCACATTATATGTAAATGAAATCGTTTTACGAAAGAAATAAATTGATGTGTACCAGAAATTAGTTAATGGACTGCATGCACATGCAATCACACTCAGTACCGAGTGATAGTTATAAACACATAAGTAAATACTTACGTTATGATCtttgaaaaaaaatatatatagacTAAGCTTACATACATACTAAATACCAATTATGTAGTGTGTATGTGTGCAATGATAATTTAAACAAAATTTAAAGTTTTTCGTAACATTAATAATTTTCGTTTATACCTGATACATTTTTTAATATTCTCAATTAATTACTGATTAAATATACAAATCTTTTAAATTTCTCTCTTGTATTTTACAAtatacatttttaatttaaacTTACCTGTAAAG comes from the Xylocopa sonorina isolate GNS202 chromosome 1, iyXylSono1_principal, whole genome shotgun sequence genome and includes:
- the LOC143424516 gene encoding uncharacterized protein LOC143424516; this translates as MALDTEREIRKTLLAISEVSLKIKNELNLLNNLLQQDGPLQTAVINVVAKLTAVAQRLKINVEDILSNNENENKLQSNFRSIVSSACLQEKLSKCLNNM
- the LOC143424512 gene encoding large ribosomal subunit protein eL32 encodes the protein MAIRPVYRPTIVKKRTKKFIRHQSDRYSKLKRNWRKPKGIDNRVRRRFKGQYLMPNIGYGSNKKTRHMLPTGFRKVLVHNVKELEVLMMQNRKFCAEIAHGVSSKKRKTIVERAQQLSIRVTNASARLRSQENE
- the Hacl gene encoding 2-hydroxyacyl-CoA lyase, yielding MFMQIAGLQYLGFRNEQAACYAAQAYGYLTRKPAVVLCVSGPGLLHVIGGMANAQVNCWPVIVIGGSCPQDHEGIGGFQEWPQVESSKPHCKYAARPPSAKLIPLHVEKAFRLCTYGRPGAAYLDLPATILTQSVNEEQIYKVACCPPPPLIFPDHQLLEKATSLLMKAKKPLLIVGKGAAYGRAETEVRNLVYSTNIPFLPTPMGKGVVPDKDERCVSSARTYALQQSDVILLLGARFNWMLHFGQPPRFQSDVKVIQVDLCPEELHNSVPSAVAIQSDISTAVHGIFIILNEYKWSIDKDNTWWKSLLAKSNKNKAIVHRLSMDVSIPLNYYAAFKHIQDTIPPDCIICSEGANTMDIGKTILLNNEPRHRLDAGTFGTMGVGLGFAIAAALYCKNNAPMKRVLCVEGDSAFGFSGMEIETMIRYKLPIIVIIINNNGIYSGFDSETFRQIQATGEPTLVTPPNSLTSETHYEKMLEMFGRKGYFCTSVQDIQRALKACLQVNDSPSIINIMINPQADRKEQKFSWLTESKL